GTATTTAACATGTTTAAACTTCAACTTGAATGACTTGCACGCCTTGTTTTTCAATATCACGAAGAACTTCTGGCGGAGCAAATGTATCGGTGATCAAATAGTTGATGTCTTTGATATGACCACTTGTAAAATTTGAAGAAAAACCAATTTTACGATAGTCTGCTACGACGATAACTAATCCATTTGTTCGCTCGATAATCAATGAATTAATTTTGGATTCATGTAAGACAGGTGTTGTGATGCCATTTTCTATACTAAGACCGGAGCAGCCTATAATTGAAATATCTGATGACATCTTTGAAAATGAATCGATAGCAATATCACCAACTAGAGCTTCTTTTGGAAAACGAATTTCTCCTCCTGATAAAATAACAGTTGAATTGGGATTATGATCAAGATTAGCGACTTTTACATTATTTGTGACAATCGTCACGCGCTTATTCTCTAAATTTTTTAAAGAGGATAAAGCGGTCGAGCCAGTATTGATAAATAACGTATCTCCGTCTTTAACAAATTCAGCTGCTTTTTTAGCAATTGTATTTTTTAAAACCTCAAGCTCCTCATTGTAGTCTGCCGTTCCAGTTTTTTTAACAATTCGGGCTTTTCCATGCTCTCGGTGCACTAATCCCATCTTTTCTAAAGCAGTTAAATCTCGTCGAACAGTTATTTCAGAGACAGCCAGTTTTGTGCTTATGTCTTTTACTAATAAAGGATCATCAGCGGTGAGTAAGGATAGTAACTTTTCACGACGTTCTTTAATTGTTTTGTGCGAACTTTTCATTTCAATTCCTCCACTTCTATTTCACTTGGACAATGGCAAGGCTATTTCCCATCGCTCTTGCTTCTTTTAATAAACGATAGCCCTCTGAAGTTTCATTCAAGCGTAGTAAACACTGCCCTTTAAGGTATAAATGGTACGTTAGTTCACGGTTATTTAAACGAGTTTTATCAACGGCTTCTAATTCACTTAAGCATTTTTTGTTTCTACCTTGATAAAAATAATTGATTCCTGTAATTTCATGCCAAGAAAATAGTCCACGCATTTGTCTTTTAGAGCTATTTTTTAACTTAGATAAGTGCTCTAAGGTGGTTTTTAAATTTTTTTCATCATTTAAAAAAGAATAGCAGTGCATTTGCGTATGATAATAAATGAAGAGGTAATCCAATGTAGAGTGGAAAAACCGTTGATTTTTGTGCAAATGCGCCAAACATGCTGGATAGTTTCCTTCGTCTAATAAAAGTAAGCCGTCAAAAATAATAATAGACTGTTTAAAGCCATTAAACAAATCTTTTTTCTGTAACTCGCTTTTTAATTGAGTAGATTTTTGTATATCACATTCAACAGTTAAGGCATAAATCATCTTCTCATACTTATTTTTTAAATATTCAAAAAGTAAAACAATACTTAATACGATACATCCAATACCACCAAAAATAAGCTTAGTTGCGATATTTTCTGACGCAACGACTAAGTGACCGATATAAAGGGTAAATAATAAGTACGCCATCCATAAGACTATTTTTTTTCCAACATACATGCTCTTCCAAAATAACTTTTTCATAAGTATCACCTCAAGAAAACTATATCATAAAAAATGTTTTATGAACATAAATAAAGATATTATATTTATTTAAACTAGTTATTTCTGTTTAAACGTTCTTAAAAAAATAAAACGATCGTAAAAATAGATTGAAAACGGTTTAAAATATTGTAAAATGAAAAGTGTAAACGAGATTGATAAAAAGCGGAGGGATATTATGGCAACAATTCATGACGTGACAAAAGAAAGTTGGATTTTAAGTACGTTTCCTGAGTGGGGAACCTATTTGAATGAAGAAATCGAGCAAGAAAAAGTACAAGCAGGAACAGTATCAATGTGGTGGCTAGGCTGTACTGGAATTTGGCTGAAGTCTCATGAAGGAACCAATATTTTATGTGACTTATGGTGTGGTACAGGCAAACAATCTCATGGAAATGGCAAAATGAAAAAAGGACACCAAATGATGCGTATGAGTGGTTGCGAAAATATGCAACCGAATTTAAGAACCCAACCGTTTGTGATTGATCCTTTTGCAGTGAAAGATGTTGATGCTTTGGTTGTTACTCATATTCATTCAGATCATTTAGATATTAATACAGCCGCAGCTGTTCATCAAAATTGTCCAGAAGCTCGTTTTATTGGACCAAAAGAAGTTGTTGACACTTGGTTAGCTTGGGGGATTCCAGAGGCTAAAACAACTATTGTTAAGCCAGGAGATCGTGTGGCAATCAAAGATATAGAGATTGTAGCATTAGAGGCCTTCGATAGAACAGCTTTGGTGACATGCGCTGATCCAGAGGTCACATTAAAAGGGAAAATGCCTCAGGATATGGATGAAATTGCTGTTAATTACTTATTTGAAACAAGCGGAGGAAATATTTATCATGCAGGGGATTCTCACTATTCTAACTTATTTGCAAAACATGGTAACGAACATAAAATAGACGTTTGCTTGGGCGCTTATGGAGAAAATCCAAGAGGAATCACTGACAAAGTGACATCGGTGGATATGTTACGAATGGCCGAGTCATTAAATGCAAATGTAGTTATTCCAGTTCATTATGATATTTGGGCGAATTTCATGGCAGATCCAAAGGAAATTACAGAAATTTGGAAATTTAAGAAAGATCGCTTGGATTATCAATTTAAACCATTTATTTGGCAAGTCGGCGGAAAGTTCACCTATCCAAATGATAAAGACAAATTAGAATTCAATTTCTATCGAGGATTTGATGATGTATTTACAACAGAAAATGATACACCATTCCCATCATTTTTATAAGAAAGGAGAAAGTGAATGTTAAAGTATTTTTATGATAATGACTTGATTCGTTTTTGTGAACAAACGCCTTCTAATTGGGAGGATGCAGTCATTCTTAGTTGCCAAACATTGCTGGAAAAAGAAATTATCACACAACAATATGTGGATGAAATCGTTGAGTGTGTTCAAAAATATGGACCCTATATTGTCATAGTTCCTGGAGTGGCAATGCCTCACTCTTCAGAGGATAGCCAAGGAGTGCTCGGGACTGCGATTTCATTTACAAAAATGAGCCAAGATGTAGTGTTTGAAGAAGGCAATGCTGAAAAAAATGCGCGTTTATTTTTCACGTTAGCGGCCAAGAATAAAGAAGAACATGTAGAAAACATTTCAAAACTATCAGAAATGTTGATGACAGAAGGATTGATTGAGGCATTGCTGACTGTTGAAACTATGGCGGATTACGAGCAAGTGATGGCAACATTTGATGTATAGAAAGAAGGGGAGTAAATGACACAAGCTTTGGATTTTCTAATGGGGATTTGGGATTATTTTGCGGCAAATATTTTGACGCAACCAGCCTTTTTAATTGGATTCATTGTACTTTTGGGGTATATGTTACTTAAAAAACCGCTATATGAGAGTATCGCAGGTTTTTTAAAAGCAACAGTAGGGTATTTGATTTTAACCGTTGGATCAGGTGGGTTAGTCAATAATTTTCGTCCAATTCTAGTCGGATTAAAAGAACGTTTTAATCTAGATGCGATGGTTATTGACCCTTATTTCGGTCAAAATGCAGTAACAGCAGGAATTGAAGAGACATTTGGTCGTACATTTAGTGATACGATGATTTTGTTACTGATTGCTTTTGTTATGAACATTTTATTGGTTCGTTTTAAAAAATATACGAAACTAAGAGCAGTATTTACCACAGGGAATGTTCAAATACAACAAGCCGCAACCGCTTTCTGGATTTTGCTCTTTTGTTTTCCTGAATTAGGTCAGATTCAAATTCTATTGATTATGGGACTTATTTTAGGATGTTACTGGGCTGTTGGTTCAAATCTAACTGTTGATATAACGCAAGATTTAACGGAAGGAGCAGGTTTTGCAATCGCTCATCAACAAATGTTCGGAGTTTATATTTTTGCACGATTAGCAGAGAAAATGAAGAAGGATAAAAATAATCGGAAACTAGAAGATGTTCAGTTGCCTGGATTTTTATCGATTTTCAATGAAAATATGGTAGCTACTTCTATTCTAATGCTCTTTTTCTTTGGAATTATTTTAGTTGTTTTAGGACCTGAGTACTTAATTGAAGCAGAATTTATGGTTGAAGGGCAAAGCTTCTTTTTCTACATTTTACAGACGGCTTTATACTTTGCAGTTTATCTAGCTATTTTGCAATTAGGCGTTCGAACATTCGTTTCAGAATTGACTGAATCATTTCAAGGAATCTCTAATACCTTATTACCAGGTGCGGTTCCAGGTATTGATGTAGCAGCAACATTTGGTTTTGGTTCGGCCAATGCTGTAACGATTGGATTTTTATTTGGAGCACTAGGTCAATTTATCACGATTGGGCTATTGATTTTATTTAAATCACCAGTTATCGTGATTGCTGGATTTATTCCATTATTCTTTGATAATGCAGTAATTGCAGTATATGCAAATAATCGCGGCGGATTTAAAGCCGCTTGTATCTTCCCGTTTGTTTCAGGAGTTATCCAAGTGCTCGGCTCGGCTTTGATTGCTGCGTTTATTGGGTTATCTCAGTATGGAGGATATATTGGTATGTTTGACTGGGCAACGGTTTGGCCAGTAATGACCATAGTAATGAAATATTTAGGTTATGTTGGTGTCGCTATCGTGGTAGCTTTACTACTAGCAATTCCGCAATTCCAATATCGAGCGAATCCAGAAGGGTACTTCTTGATTGCAGAAGATTATGATGAATATGTAAAAAAAATGGCAGCAAAAAGCGCCTGACAAAATTGTTGTCTAGTTATGCAAGCTAGACTCTAGGAAAAAAGATAAAAATGGATTGTGGCAAAAAAGCGCTACATTTAATTTTTCTTATTTATCTAGGAGCTTAAATAAACCCGCTACGCTTTAAAATTTAGGAGGAAATTAAAATGAGAGTATTAGTATCATGTGCAAACGGATCAGGAACAAGTTTAATGATGAAAAAAAGTGTCGAAAAAGCATTGAAAGAGCTGGGCTTTAATATTACGAATATCCATCACTGCGCGATTTCAGAAGGGAAGAGTACAGCAGGGCAATATGACGTTGTTTTTTGTCCAATGAATTTTTTAAATATGTTTGATGACGCTAAGAAGAAAGGAATCACTGTTGTAGGAGTCAAAAACGTGATGTCAGCAAAAGAAATTAGCGAACGTGTTCAGGAAACAGACTTAGCAACTAAGTTTAAATAAATAACGGTTTGAGGTAGAACGTTTTTAATTATACGTAGCTGCTAGATACGAATAAGGATGAGGCAAAAGCAACGGTTTCTGAAATAAGTGGACATTCACAAAAATTTGAAGAGTAATTTGGTGAATGTCTTCTTATTTTATTTGAGGGAAAGATTTTTGTTTTAGTCTCTATTTATGGATAAAAGTAAGGAGAGAATTAGATGAGCAGACCAAATTTACAAGTAGCTTTAGATCATTCTGATTTACCGAGTGCAATGAAAGATGTAGTTGCTGTTGGTGATGTGGTGGATATTGTTGAAGTAGGAACTATTTTATGCTTACAAGCGGGAGCAGAAGCTATTCGTTGCATTCGAGCATTGTATCCTGAAAAAACAGTTGTTGCCGATACAAAATGTGCAGATGCTGGGGGAACTGTAGCAAAGAATTGTCAGGATGCTGGAGCGGATTGG
The DNA window shown above is from Enterococcus sp. 4G2_DIV0659 and carries:
- a CDS encoding PTS sugar transporter subunit IIB, which produces MRVLVSCANGSGTSLMMKKSVEKALKELGFNITNIHHCAISEGKSTAGQYDVVFCPMNFLNMFDDAKKKGITVVGVKNVMSAKEISERVQETDLATKFK
- the ulaG gene encoding L-ascorbate 6-phosphate lactonase yields the protein MATIHDVTKESWILSTFPEWGTYLNEEIEQEKVQAGTVSMWWLGCTGIWLKSHEGTNILCDLWCGTGKQSHGNGKMKKGHQMMRMSGCENMQPNLRTQPFVIDPFAVKDVDALVVTHIHSDHLDINTAAAVHQNCPEARFIGPKEVVDTWLAWGIPEAKTTIVKPGDRVAIKDIEIVALEAFDRTALVTCADPEVTLKGKMPQDMDEIAVNYLFETSGGNIYHAGDSHYSNLFAKHGNEHKIDVCLGAYGENPRGITDKVTSVDMLRMAESLNANVVIPVHYDIWANFMADPKEITEIWKFKKDRLDYQFKPFIWQVGGKFTYPNDKDKLEFNFYRGFDDVFTTENDTPFPSFL
- a CDS encoding DeoR/GlpR family DNA-binding transcription regulator; this translates as MKSSHKTIKERREKLLSLLTADDPLLVKDISTKLAVSEITVRRDLTALEKMGLVHREHGKARIVKKTGTADYNEELEVLKNTIAKKAAEFVKDGDTLFINTGSTALSSLKNLENKRVTIVTNNVKVANLDHNPNSTVILSGGEIRFPKEALVGDIAIDSFSKMSSDISIIGCSGLSIENGITTPVLHESKINSLIIERTNGLVIVVADYRKIGFSSNFTSGHIKDINYLITDTFAPPEVLRDIEKQGVQVIQVEV
- a CDS encoding PTS ascorbate transporter subunit IIC → MTQALDFLMGIWDYFAANILTQPAFLIGFIVLLGYMLLKKPLYESIAGFLKATVGYLILTVGSGGLVNNFRPILVGLKERFNLDAMVIDPYFGQNAVTAGIEETFGRTFSDTMILLLIAFVMNILLVRFKKYTKLRAVFTTGNVQIQQAATAFWILLFCFPELGQIQILLIMGLILGCYWAVGSNLTVDITQDLTEGAGFAIAHQQMFGVYIFARLAEKMKKDKNNRKLEDVQLPGFLSIFNENMVATSILMLFFFGIILVVLGPEYLIEAEFMVEGQSFFFYILQTALYFAVYLAILQLGVRTFVSELTESFQGISNTLLPGAVPGIDVAATFGFGSANAVTIGFLFGALGQFITIGLLILFKSPVIVIAGFIPLFFDNAVIAVYANNRGGFKAACIFPFVSGVIQVLGSALIAAFIGLSQYGGYIGMFDWATVWPVMTIVMKYLGYVGVAIVVALLLAIPQFQYRANPEGYFLIAEDYDEYVKKMAAKSA
- a CDS encoding PTS sugar transporter subunit IIA, which encodes MLKYFYDNDLIRFCEQTPSNWEDAVILSCQTLLEKEIITQQYVDEIVECVQKYGPYIVIVPGVAMPHSSEDSQGVLGTAISFTKMSQDVVFEEGNAEKNARLFFTLAAKNKEEHVENISKLSEMLMTEGLIEALLTVETMADYEQVMATFDV